The Larus michahellis chromosome 18, bLarMic1.1, whole genome shotgun sequence genome contains the following window.
tgggctggtggggggtgtccctgcccggggacttcaaggtcccttcccacccaaaccgttctgtgattctctgattcgcTGAAACTGCACCCAGGTGACGGAGCAAAAATCAACCTTTTCCCCTTGGAAAAGTCCTCCAGGCTTGTCCTGGCATCAAGAGGGGTCTTCACGGGCACAGACCCCTTTCCAGAGCTGGGACAGGAGCAGGTTAGGGGGTAAAtccaaccaaccccccccccaggatcctccctgcacagcccccccctgccccgaggtgtccccatgtccctggggaggacGTGTGCGGTGGTGGCCCGGCACAGTGACCGCCGTGATTGCGGAAACGGGATTAGCGCTGACAAAATGATCTCTTTATAGGCAGGATAAACGCCTTAGGGCCGGGGCTGAGGTATGTCAGCAGGGGATTAACCCCCCCCAGGCCCAGCTGGGCTAATGAGCTGCCTGGGGGTGAGGTAGCCAAGGAGCATCGCTCTGCGGGGCTGGCAGCCTCTTCTGCTGTGGTTGCCACCGTCGCTGTGCCAGGGCCGAAGCCAAGTGCATTGAATTAACAGCTGGGCATTATCCTTCGGCCTCGCAGGGTGTGGGCATGGCCAGCCCCCGGCCTCCCAGGTACCTCCTCGTCTTCGATTTCGACGAGACCATCATCAACGAGAACAGCGACGACTCCATCGTGCGGGCGGCGCCGGGGCAGGCGCTGCCGGAGCAGATCCGCCAGACCTTCCGCGAGGGCTTCTACAACGAGTACATGCAGCGCGTCCTGGCGTACATGGGGGACCAGGGGGTCAAGATGGGCGACTTCAAGACTGTCTACGAGaacatccccctgtcccctggcATGCCGGACCTCTTCCAGTTCCTCTCCAAGAACCAGGAGCTCTTTGAGATCATCCTCATCTCTGATGCCAACATGTTCGGCATCGAATGCAGTCTGAGGGCAGCTGGTTTCTACTCCCTCTTCCGCAAGATCTTCAGCAACCCGTCCGGCTTCGACAAGAGGGGGTACTTCACCTTGGGGCCCTACCACAGCCACAAGTGCCTTGACTGCCCGGCCAACATGTGCAAACGCAAAATCCTGACGGAGTACCTGGCGGAGAGAGCCCAGGAGGAGGTGGAGTTCGAGAGGGTCTTCTACGTGGGAGATGGCGCCAATGACTTCTGCCCTTCCGTGACTTTGACTTCCGCTGACGTGGCTTTCCCGCGGAAGGGCTACCCCATGCACCGCATGACCCAAGAGATGGAGAAGAAGCAGCCTGGAGCCTTCCAGGCCACTGTCGTCCCCTGGGAGTCGGCTGCGGAGGTCGCCCGCCATCTCCAGGAGCTCCTCAAGAAGAAGTGTTGAGGATGGTTCGGAAGAGACCTGCGCACTCTAAGCGGTTGGGACAGGAGAAGCCTGGGGGGTGACACGCTGTGCCCCGCGCTCCTCGGGCCCTGCTCCTGGGTcgctttcctgcctttctccccaGTGATTAAAGCACTTTCTCCAGGTCCCCCCTCCTCCGTCCCCTGCGGTGTTGAGCTGAAGCCTTCTCTATGCAGCTCGGACACCGACTCCACTGGGGGTGTTGGCCAACAGCGCTAatggtggtttttgttgttgggggcttttcttcctcttttctttttgacttcGCAAGAGTAATTCCTGAAAGACCCGAAGCCGGCCCCCCGTGGGCCGGGCCCTGCACATGCTTCCGCCGGCCATCGCCCCCCTCGCCTGCCCGGCCTCCGCCGGCCGCGCCAGGACCTGcgtcctggtgccttcagcctggTGCCCGAGGGCTCCCTCGCCTCTTCGTGAGGCCACTGGAAATTCAATCCGGGGACTCGGGGCTCCCCGGCTTGTCCTCCGCACCCCgcctggggcagggcagcccccccagccgcGGAGCCTTGCGATGGAGCCAGTTGTCCCTTCAGACTTTATTCTCTGAAAAAAGGTGACGCGAGGGACAGGAAACCTTTCGGAAAGTTGGTACCTTGGAAAAAACCCTCCTCCAGCCCATCCCACCCACtcgcccagggcaggggcacgGCGGCCGCGTcccgctgcggggagggggacctGCCCTTGCCTTCCAGTCCCATCCTCTGCTTCTGCGCCCAGGGCGAAGTGTCCCCGTGTCAGACAGGTTCCTCCTTGCCCCCAGCCATTACCGGTGTCTCCTCCTGTTTGCTGGATCGTATGGACTGCCTTTTACCCCAGGGGGGGAGGAATTTCTCTCCCGACCTGGTGGAGGGGTGCCGAGCCTCCCCCGGGAGGTTGGTGCTGTGACGCTTCTGACTTCGGGTCCCCAGAGGCCGaacccccctccccgtccctgtGCCCCGCTGCAGTATTAATTACCCCTTCTAATTGCACACTGCAGGGGGGACCTACAGTATTCGCTGCTCTCTGGTGTTGGCTTCTCCCGGATTTATCCGCAGCCTTACCGGCCCCTGAGGGCGGCTCGTGATCCTCCAAAGCGCAGAAACCCCGGCGGCAAACCCGAGCAGTGAGGAAATAACCAAAGCAGCCCTGAGTTGTTCCTCCTCTATTTCGTTTCCCTtctctctgttcttcctcctccagACCCCATTCAACTGTGTGGAACTTAAAgccatggaattaaaaaaaatacatatatatgtatatagatagAATATCTATATATTGCAGATACACGAGTAGTTTGTATCCAGGACATAAACCTGGGTGTGAAACGGCTCCCCGAGTCGCACAGACGTGTTGTTTCTCTTCCTTGggctggggcgagggggggacGGTGTTGGAGGGGGAGCAGCAGAGCGGGGCCAGGCTGCAAGCGACGCTCTGCCAGGGACACTGTGGGGACCCCTCTGGGGCAGGACGGGGCCCTGGCTCATCCCCCGCTCTGTCTCTGATGGGGACAGCAGGCAGGGTCCCTGGGGACGCGGCCGGGTGCGGCTCTTCTTGTCCCTGCGGGTGTTTGGCCCCGTCTCCTGTTCCTGCGCTTTGGTCCTGCGCCGCCCTCGCTCCTCCCGCGGGGCCAGGGGCATCGCCAGGGTCAGACCTCGGCCTTTCTGGCGGCTGCGGGGCCCCGGGGCTAAACCTTCCccgcggcagcagcagcccgTGCTGCCGTCGTGGAAAACGTACGGAACAGGGAGACGGGAGAGCGGGCGGCAGGGGATGCTCTGGGTGACGGATGCTGCCGGGATGCAGTGGTACCCAGCGGTGGTACCCAGTCCGGCTGCCCACACAAGCTGTGCGAAACCCCAGCTGCGCAAAGCCAAGGTTCAAAGGCAAAGCGGAGTcggagcaggagcaggatgcGGCCGAGTcaggctgggggtgccgggggggacaCCTGTCCCCAGCGCTCAGCAGGGCTCCACGTAGTTGCCGGGGAAGAAACCCGCTTCCTCGCCCATGACACCCTCGCACCAGCCGTCCGAGTAGCGCCGCGTGACGAAGAGGAGGGCGCCGGGCTGGAAGGAGAGCTCGTTGTCCTTCTGCTGCGTGTAGGGGTAGAGGGCCACCACTGCGCGAGGAGGGAGAGAACGGCCTTGGAGCCCAGCGAGGCCACCGCGCGGGACAGGCCACCGCCGGGAAGGGTAGGAGGGGACATGAGCAGCCCACGGCATCGCTGGCCATCCCAGCCCCGGCCACTGCCAGGGCAGAATTGGGCCCTTGGTGCCATGGCTGTGGGCAGGAGCTCAACCAAAAGCACCGTGGGGAGGGGATCTGGGGACCCACCGCACCTTTCCCCAGGTAGCTCTCCGGGGCCCAGGGGGGGTCCTCTGCGACaggtggcggtggcggggccaAATCCTCAAAGTCGGGCAaagctggcggcggcggcggtggctcGAGGTCATCGGGGCCTGCAGAACCCCCCCAGCAAGACCCATGGGGGATGAAGTGGCTCCATGGGGAGCAGAAGCCACGcgcagcccccacctccccactgccctccccaAGCCGAGCATCCCTGGAGCACCGAGCACTCACCTGGGGGCAGGAGGTCCAGCGGGGGCACGGGCAGGTCccccgggggtggcgggggcagGTCCCCGGGCAGCGGTGGGGGCGGCGGGATGGCAGCAGCGGGCGGTGGGGGTGGCCCCGGCAgagaggggggcggcgggggcgcggggatGCCATCACCAGGGGCT
Protein-coding sequences here:
- the PHOSPHO1 gene encoding phosphoethanolamine/phosphocholine phosphatase, which codes for MRRCCEGVGLPCLFKGVGMASPRPPRYLLVFDFDETIINENSDDSIVRAAPGQALPEQIRQTFREGFYNEYMQRVLAYMGDQGVKMGDFKTVYENIPLSPGMPDLFQFLSKNQELFEIILISDANMFGIECSLRAAGFYSLFRKIFSNPSGFDKRGYFTLGPYHSHKCLDCPANMCKRKILTEYLAERAQEEVEFERVFYVGDGANDFCPSVTLTSADVAFPRKGYPMHRMTQEMEKKQPGAFQATVVPWESAAEVARHLQELLKKKC